The following coding sequences are from one Macaca mulatta isolate MMU2019108-1 chromosome 7, T2T-MMU8v2.0, whole genome shotgun sequence window:
- the LOC713152 gene encoding cation channel sperm-associated protein 2-like, producing the protein MHCFRTSGSTRGAGQQRESLDLPEVSEVESNYGATEEDLKTSASKTEETLSKKREYQSSSSVSSTSSSYSSSSESRFSESIGHLDWETLVHENLPGLLEMDQDDRVWPRDSLFRYFELLEKLQYNLEERKKLQEFAVQALMNLEDK; encoded by the exons TACAAGAGGAGCTGGTCAACAAAGGGAAAGTTTGGACTTACCAGAAGTGTCTGAAGTAGAGTCTAATTATGGTGCCACTGAAGAGGATTTAAAAACATCTGCATCAAAAACAGaagagaccttgtcaaaaaagaGAGAGTACCAGTCTTCCTCCTCtgtttcctccacatcctcttccTATTCTTCCTCTTCTGAATCCagattttctgaatctattg GTCATTTGGACTGGGAGACTCTTGTGCATGAAAATCTGCCCGGGCTATTGGAAATGGATCAGGATGACCGTGTTTGGCCCAGAGACTCACTCTTCCGATATTTTGAGTTGCTAGAAAAGCTTCAGTATAACCTAGAGGAGCGTAAGAAGTTACAAGAGTTTGCAG TGCAGGCACTGATGAACTTGGAAGACAAGTAA